A window from Streptomyces subrutilus encodes these proteins:
- a CDS encoding non-ribosomal peptide synthetase, with protein sequence MSPTPSEQSTVHGPAAVRLPLSAAQRDIWMAHGLDASGCRYNIGEYREILGDLDPALFARAWYQLVREADTLRVRGTGSDEDGGLWQLVRSEPGDRRLELLDLGGEADPAAAARDRMDAELARPFDLAADWLSRHLLISAGRTAAGEPRWYYFHAFHHLVIDGLGIALMDRRLVELYERAGAGEDWGPSPFGTLEALLAEDAGYRRSPEAAADRAHWAAHLAGLPQTPRLGEGRSGGTAPGALPFVRRTVVLPPDRADRLREVAREHRAPWTMLVIALVGAYVHRVSGSPEPVLGLPVTSRRTELARRTPGMMSNVVPLRVPVAPDGTLAELLAATVEETRQGLAHQRTRYEDICRDLGLGEAERRITAPLVNIMAFAPGMRFCGFPTTQHNLSNGPVEDLAVGVYDLGPEGGLRIDFDAAPEVCDLAAVAGHQDRFVRFVERAVESADLPLSALELLDEEERRKVLHEWTGGRTDIEAATLVDRFEERARLHPGARALVFGDEELTYGELDARANRLARHLRARGLGRGDLAGVLLDRGLDFAVAVLAVVKTGAGYALLDPEFPDERLGGTAAEAGLRVLVSDGAHHARVSGPWANVLVDAESAAVARRPSGPLGIALTADDSACVMFTSGSTGRPKGILSSHRNLVSTVTAQTYARFGPREVFLQCSPVSWDAFSLEFWGALLHGGATVLQPGQRPEPAVIAALCPRWGVTMLQLSSSLFNFLTDEHPGTFATTRIVYTGGEPASPTHVHRLHRLYPDLAVTNGYGPAESMGFTTTHPVPVSERAAGTVPIGRPLTNKHAYVLDARLRPSPPGTTGELYLAGDGLAHGYLAQPATTAASFVPNPYGPPASRLYRTGDRAHWDADGNLHYTGRSDTQVKVRGFRVEPTEIETVLTTHPRVAQATLLHTTHLTAYLTLTPGPELGPAALRGWLRDRLPEHMVPAQFAVLDRLPLTANGKIDKRALPAVEPPLSSGGRQPRTELEEIVRTLVGEVLGAPAPLSIDDGFFDHGGHSLLAARLTNRIAATLHVTLTLRDVFQHPTPATLARHIQTLSGRPALPALTRSAHRPELLPLSFAQQRLWLVSGLQAGGTSYNVPMAVRLDGVPDLDALRAALGDLVGRHEPLRTRFTTADGDPRQVVDPAGEPVFEVRTVAPEEREGALLAAAGHSFDLAAEHPLRVTLLRTGEERSTLLVLLHHIATDGQSLRPLFDDLSTAYAARLAGRAPDWAPLPADYADYALWQRAALAGGDVLAEQLAYWKTALADLPEELDLVHDRPRPAVAGQRGGAVRVDFGPELHKRIVALARAERCTAFMVLQAALAALLTRLGAGTDIPLGSPVAGRSDEALSDLVGFFVNTLVLRTDTSGNPAFRELLARVRAADLDAFAHQEAPFDLVLEAVNPARSLSRHPLFQICLALESGPAVTPRLPGLRAGAAEPLATGAVKFDLEFLLHAEPDGSLTGAVLYSSDVYERATVERLASMLRRTLEHVVADPGAPLSQLELLGEAERRQVLEEWTGVRSDIGGATLVDRFEEQVRLRPGAVAVVSGDDRLSYGELDARANRLAHHLAARGLRRGRLAGILLDRGADFATALLATLKTGAGYALLDPEFPDERLATTARDAAVTHLVTSTHHHKRLAGPWNTTLADADRAAIAAHPDSRPGTPLTADDVACVMFTSGSTGRPKGILSSHRNLVSTLTAQTYASFGPAETFLQCSPVSWDAFSLEFWGALLHGGTTVLQPGQRPEPALIAELAPRHGVTMLQLSSSLFNYLTDEHPDTFATTRIVYTGGEPASPTHVHRLHRRHPHLTITNGYGPAESMGFTTTHPIPASDSPTVTVSIGRPLTNKHAYVLDGHLRPAPPGATGELYLTGDGLAHGYLAQPTVTAAHFVPNPFGPPGSRLYRTGDQAHWDADGNLHYMGRTDTQIKIRGFRIEPTEIETVLTTHPEITQATLATHPDHHNTPQLTAYLVASDPGLSPQGVRLWLRTLLPDHMVPAFVVLLDRLPLTPNGKIDKRALPVPQAADTIGGRAPRTELEATVLAHFTAALDTRARLSIDDSFFDHGGHSLLAARLTNRIAATLHVTLTLRDVFQHPTPATLAQHIEGLRLAAPAAAPRRARPALRRRTPDQERSSS encoded by the coding sequence ATGTCCCCCACGCCGTCTGAACAGAGCACCGTGCACGGGCCGGCCGCTGTGCGGCTGCCGCTTTCGGCGGCGCAGCGCGACATCTGGATGGCCCACGGTCTCGACGCCTCCGGGTGCCGCTACAACATCGGGGAGTACCGGGAGATCCTGGGCGACCTGGATCCGGCCCTGTTCGCCCGGGCCTGGTACCAGCTGGTCCGCGAGGCGGACACCCTGCGCGTCCGCGGCACCGGCTCGGACGAGGACGGCGGCCTGTGGCAGCTGGTCCGGAGCGAACCGGGCGACCGGCGGCTGGAGTTGCTGGACCTGGGCGGCGAGGCGGACCCCGCGGCGGCGGCCCGCGACCGGATGGACGCGGAGCTGGCCCGGCCCTTCGACCTGGCGGCGGACTGGCTGAGCCGGCACCTCCTGATCAGCGCGGGCCGGACGGCCGCCGGGGAGCCGCGGTGGTACTACTTCCACGCCTTCCACCACCTGGTCATCGACGGACTGGGCATCGCCCTGATGGACCGGCGGCTGGTGGAGCTGTACGAGCGGGCCGGGGCCGGCGAGGACTGGGGCCCCAGCCCGTTCGGGACGCTGGAGGCGCTGCTGGCCGAGGACGCCGGATACCGGAGGTCGCCGGAGGCCGCCGCCGACCGGGCGCACTGGGCCGCGCACCTCGCGGGGCTGCCGCAGACCCCGCGGCTCGGCGAGGGCCGCAGCGGGGGGACGGCGCCGGGCGCGCTGCCCTTCGTACGGCGCACGGTCGTGCTGCCGCCGGACCGGGCGGACCGGCTGCGGGAGGTGGCGCGGGAGCACCGGGCGCCGTGGACGATGCTGGTGATCGCGCTGGTCGGGGCGTACGTGCACCGGGTGAGCGGCAGCCCCGAGCCGGTGCTGGGCCTGCCGGTGACGAGCCGGCGGACGGAGCTGGCCCGGCGGACGCCCGGCATGATGTCGAACGTGGTGCCGCTGCGGGTGCCGGTGGCGCCGGACGGCACGCTCGCCGAGCTGCTGGCGGCCACGGTCGAGGAGACCCGGCAGGGGCTGGCGCACCAGCGCACCCGGTACGAGGACATCTGCCGGGACCTGGGGCTGGGCGAGGCCGAGCGGCGGATCACGGCGCCGCTGGTGAACATCATGGCGTTCGCGCCGGGGATGCGCTTCTGCGGGTTCCCGACGACCCAGCACAACCTGAGCAACGGGCCGGTGGAGGACCTGGCGGTCGGCGTCTACGACCTCGGGCCGGAGGGCGGGCTGCGGATCGACTTCGACGCCGCGCCCGAGGTGTGCGACCTCGCGGCGGTGGCCGGGCACCAGGACCGGTTCGTGCGGTTCGTGGAGCGGGCCGTCGAGTCGGCCGATCTGCCCCTGTCCGCGCTGGAGCTGCTGGACGAGGAGGAGCGGCGCAAGGTCCTGCACGAGTGGACCGGCGGGCGCACCGACATCGAAGCGGCCACGCTCGTCGACCGCTTCGAGGAGCGGGCGCGCCTGCATCCCGGCGCCCGCGCCCTGGTCTTCGGGGACGAGGAGCTCACGTACGGGGAGCTCGACGCCCGCGCCAACCGGCTCGCCCGGCACCTGCGCGCACGGGGTCTGGGGCGCGGCGACCTGGCCGGCGTGCTGCTCGACCGGGGCCTCGACTTCGCCGTCGCCGTGCTCGCCGTGGTCAAGACCGGCGCCGGGTACGCCCTGTTGGACCCCGAGTTCCCCGACGAGCGCCTGGGCGGCACGGCCGCCGAGGCGGGCCTGCGGGTCCTGGTCAGCGACGGTGCGCACCACGCCCGGGTGAGCGGCCCCTGGGCGAACGTGCTGGTGGACGCCGAGAGCGCGGCCGTCGCCCGGCGGCCGTCCGGTCCCCTGGGCATCGCACTGACGGCCGACGACTCCGCCTGCGTGATGTTCACCTCCGGCTCCACCGGGCGCCCCAAGGGCATCCTGTCCTCGCACCGGAACCTGGTCTCCACCGTCACCGCGCAGACGTACGCGCGCTTCGGGCCGCGGGAGGTCTTCCTGCAGTGCTCGCCCGTGTCCTGGGACGCCTTCAGCCTGGAGTTCTGGGGCGCCCTGCTCCACGGCGGCGCCACCGTCCTCCAACCGGGCCAGCGCCCGGAGCCCGCGGTCATCGCCGCGCTGTGCCCGCGGTGGGGCGTCACCATGCTCCAGTTGTCGTCCAGCCTCTTCAACTTCCTGACCGACGAGCACCCCGGCACCTTCGCCACCACCCGCATCGTCTACACGGGCGGCGAGCCGGCCTCCCCCACCCACGTCCACCGGCTGCACCGGCTGTACCCGGATCTTGCCGTCACCAACGGCTACGGCCCGGCCGAGTCCATGGGGTTCACCACCACGCACCCCGTCCCGGTCTCGGAGCGGGCGGCGGGCACGGTGCCCATCGGCCGGCCGCTGACCAACAAGCACGCGTACGTCCTCGACGCGCGGCTGCGCCCCTCGCCGCCCGGCACCACCGGCGAGCTGTACCTGGCGGGCGACGGCCTGGCCCACGGCTACCTCGCCCAGCCCGCCACCACCGCGGCGAGCTTCGTGCCCAACCCCTACGGCCCGCCCGCCTCGCGCCTCTACCGCACCGGCGACCGGGCGCACTGGGACGCCGACGGCAACCTGCACTACACGGGCCGGTCCGACACCCAGGTCAAGGTGCGCGGCTTCCGCGTCGAACCCACCGAGATCGAGACCGTCCTCACCACCCACCCCCGCGTCGCGCAGGCCACCCTCCTGCACACGACCCACCTGACGGCCTACCTCACCCTCACGCCCGGCCCCGAGCTCGGGCCGGCCGCCCTGCGGGGATGGCTCCGCGACCGACTGCCCGAGCACATGGTGCCCGCGCAGTTCGCGGTGCTCGACCGGCTGCCGCTGACGGCCAACGGGAAGATCGACAAGCGGGCCCTGCCGGCCGTCGAACCGCCGCTGTCCTCCGGGGGGCGCCAGCCGCGCACCGAGCTGGAGGAGATCGTGCGGACCCTGGTCGGCGAGGTCCTCGGAGCCCCCGCGCCCCTCTCCATCGACGACGGGTTCTTCGACCACGGCGGGCACTCCCTGCTCGCCGCCCGCCTCACCAACCGCATCGCCGCCACCCTCCACGTCACCCTCACCCTCCGCGACGTCTTCCAACACCCCACCCCCGCCACCCTCGCCCGGCACATCCAGACCCTGTCGGGCCGCCCGGCGCTGCCTGCGCTCACCCGGAGCGCGCACCGGCCCGAGCTGCTGCCGCTGTCCTTCGCCCAGCAGCGCCTGTGGCTGGTGTCCGGGCTACAGGCCGGGGGGACCTCGTACAACGTGCCGATGGCCGTCCGACTGGACGGCGTACCGGACCTCGACGCCCTGCGCGCGGCCCTGGGCGACCTCGTCGGACGGCACGAGCCGCTGCGGACCCGGTTCACGACCGCGGACGGCGATCCGCGGCAGGTGGTCGATCCGGCGGGGGAGCCGGTGTTCGAGGTGCGCACGGTCGCGCCGGAGGAACGGGAGGGCGCGCTGCTGGCGGCCGCCGGGCACTCCTTCGACCTGGCCGCGGAACACCCGCTGCGGGTCACGCTGCTGCGGACCGGTGAGGAGCGGTCCACCCTGCTGGTCCTGCTCCACCACATCGCCACCGACGGCCAGTCGCTGCGCCCGCTCTTCGACGACCTGTCGACCGCCTACGCCGCCCGGCTGGCCGGCCGCGCTCCCGACTGGGCCCCGCTGCCGGCGGACTACGCCGACTACGCGCTCTGGCAGCGGGCCGCACTGGCCGGCGGCGACGTCCTGGCCGAGCAGCTCGCCTATTGGAAGACCGCGCTGGCGGACCTGCCCGAGGAACTCGACCTGGTCCACGACCGGCCCAGGCCGGCGGTGGCGGGCCAGCGGGGCGGGGCGGTCCGCGTCGACTTCGGGCCCGAGCTGCACAAGCGGATCGTGGCGCTGGCGCGCGCCGAGCGGTGCACCGCGTTCATGGTGCTCCAGGCGGCGCTGGCCGCACTGCTGACCCGGCTCGGGGCGGGCACGGACATCCCCCTCGGCTCACCGGTCGCGGGACGTTCGGACGAGGCGCTGTCGGATCTGGTGGGCTTCTTCGTCAACACGCTGGTGCTGCGCACCGACACCTCGGGCAATCCCGCCTTCCGGGAGCTGCTGGCCCGGGTGCGCGCCGCCGATCTGGACGCCTTCGCCCACCAGGAGGCCCCGTTCGACCTGGTGCTGGAGGCCGTGAACCCGGCCCGTTCGCTGTCGCGGCACCCGCTGTTCCAGATCTGCCTGGCCCTGGAATCGGGGCCCGCGGTGACGCCGCGGCTGCCGGGCCTTCGGGCGGGCGCCGCCGAACCGCTGGCGACCGGGGCGGTCAAGTTCGACCTGGAGTTCCTGCTGCACGCCGAGCCGGACGGTTCCCTGACGGGCGCCGTGCTGTACAGCTCCGACGTGTACGAGCGGGCCACCGTCGAGCGGTTGGCGTCGATGCTGCGCCGCACCCTGGAGCACGTGGTGGCGGATCCCGGGGCGCCGCTCTCGCAGCTGGAGCTGCTGGGGGAGGCGGAGCGGCGGCAGGTCCTGGAGGAGTGGACGGGCGTGCGCAGCGACATCGGCGGGGCCACCCTCGTGGACCGCTTCGAGGAGCAGGTGCGCCTGCGTCCGGGCGCCGTCGCGGTCGTCTCGGGCGACGACCGGCTCAGCTACGGCGAGCTCGACGCCCGCGCCAACCGGCTCGCCCACCACCTCGCCGCCCGGGGCCTGCGCCGCGGCCGGCTCGCCGGCATCCTCCTCGACCGCGGCGCCGACTTCGCCACCGCCCTCCTCGCCACCCTCAAGACGGGCGCCGGCTACGCCCTCCTCGACCCCGAGTTCCCCGACGAACGCCTGGCCACCACCGCCCGCGACGCCGCCGTCACCCACCTCGTCACCAGCACCCACCACCACAAACGCCTGGCCGGCCCGTGGAACACCACCCTCGCCGACGCCGACCGGGCCGCCATCGCCGCGCACCCCGACTCCCGCCCGGGCACCCCGCTGACCGCGGACGACGTGGCCTGCGTCATGTTCACCTCGGGCTCCACCGGGCGCCCCAAGGGCATCCTCTCCAGCCACCGCAACCTCGTGTCCACCCTCACCGCCCAGACCTACGCCTCCTTCGGCCCCGCCGAGACCTTCCTCCAGTGCTCCCCCGTCTCCTGGGACGCCTTCAGCCTCGAATTCTGGGGCGCGCTCCTGCACGGCGGCACCACCGTCCTCCAGCCCGGGCAGCGTCCCGAGCCGGCGCTCATCGCCGAGCTGGCGCCCCGCCACGGCGTCACGATGCTCCAGCTCTCCTCCAGCCTCTTCAACTACCTCACGGACGAGCACCCCGACACCTTCGCCACCACGCGCATCGTCTACACCGGCGGCGAACCCGCCTCCCCCACCCACGTCCACCGCCTCCACCGGCGCCATCCGCACCTCACCATCACCAACGGCTACGGCCCCGCCGAGTCCATGGGCTTCACCACCACCCATCCCATCCCGGCCTCCGACAGCCCGACCGTGACGGTCTCCATCGGACGCCCGCTCACCAACAAGCACGCCTACGTGCTCGACGGGCACCTGCGCCCCGCCCCGCCCGGAGCGACCGGGGAGCTCTACCTGACCGGTGACGGCCTGGCCCACGGATACCTCGCCCAACCCACCGTCACGGCCGCCCACTTCGTGCCCAACCCCTTCGGGCCGCCCGGCTCCCGCCTCTACCGCACCGGTGACCAGGCCCACTGGGACGCCGACGGCAACCTGCACTACATGGGGCGCACGGACACCCAGATCAAGATCCGCGGGTTCCGCATCGAACCCACCGAGATCGAAACGGTCCTCACCACCCACCCCGAGATCACCCAGGCGACCCTGGCGACCCATCCCGACCACCACAACACGCCCCAGCTCACCGCCTACCTCGTCGCGAGCGACCCCGGCCTCTCCCCTCAGGGCGTCCGGCTCTGGCTGCGCACGCTGCTGCCCGACCACATGGTCCCGGCCTTCGTCGTACTCCTCGACCGGCTGCCGCTGACCCCCAACGGGAAGATCGACAAGCGGGCCCTGCCCGTCCCCCAGGCGGCGGACACGATCGGCGGGCGCGCACCGCGGACCGAGCTGGAGGCCACGGTCCTCGCACACTTCACGGCCGCCCTCGACACGAGGGCGCGGCTCTCCATCGACGACAGCTTCTTCGACCACGGCGGGCACTCCCTGCTCGCCGCCCGCCTCACCAACCGCATCGCCGCCACCCTCCACGTCACCCTCACCCTCCGCGACGTCTTCCAACACCCCACCCCCGCCACCCTCGCCCAGCACATCGAGGGCCTGCGGCTCGCCGCACCGGCCGCCGCGCCCCGGCGGGCCAGGCCCGCCCTGCGCCGCCGCACTCCCGACCAGGAACGGAGTTCCTCATGA
- a CDS encoding thioesterase II family protein — translation MTDDTHPDFTPAPDDVVWDLPGDGPQRTSLLVLPHAGGNAHAYAEWRRYLPADVRLLIGQYPGRGARFAEELPRTIADLAGPVVASLPAGTTEDLVVLGHSMGSLVAFEVVRALQTAGRTPRALVASACRAPFLANPCAVHPERLDDDELVAAIKARGGTDDGILDEPELREIIVPSIRADFAIDDVYRCEESAARVDCPVTVIGGDADPVAPAASLDRWAEITDRAFATHVLPGGHFYFQQQLPAFFSVLGPVLDPARAPGGHVPAAAAA, via the coding sequence ATGACCGACGACACCCACCCGGACTTCACGCCCGCGCCCGACGACGTGGTGTGGGACCTGCCGGGCGACGGCCCGCAGCGCACCTCCCTGCTGGTCCTGCCGCACGCCGGCGGCAACGCGCACGCGTACGCCGAGTGGCGCCGGTACCTGCCCGCCGACGTCCGTCTGCTGATCGGCCAGTACCCGGGCCGCGGGGCGCGCTTCGCCGAGGAGCTGCCCCGTACGATCGCCGACCTGGCCGGCCCGGTGGTGGCCTCGCTGCCCGCCGGGACCACCGAGGACCTGGTGGTGCTCGGGCACAGCATGGGTTCGCTGGTCGCCTTCGAGGTGGTGCGCGCCCTCCAGACGGCCGGGCGCACCCCGCGCGCCCTGGTCGCCTCGGCCTGCCGGGCCCCGTTCCTCGCCAACCCGTGCGCCGTCCACCCCGAACGGCTCGACGACGACGAGCTCGTCGCCGCGATCAAGGCGCGCGGCGGCACCGATGACGGCATCCTGGACGAACCCGAGCTGCGGGAGATCATCGTCCCGTCCATCCGCGCCGACTTCGCCATCGACGACGTCTACCGCTGCGAGGAGTCCGCGGCCCGGGTGGACTGCCCGGTGACCGTGATCGGCGGGGACGCCGACCCGGTCGCGCCGGCGGCCTCGCTGGACCGCTGGGCGGAGATCACCGACCGCGCCTTCGCGACGCACGTCCTGCCCGGCGGCCACTTCTACTTCCAGCAGCAGCTGCCCGCGTTCTTCTCCGTCCTGGGCCCGGTCCTCGACCCTGCCCGGGCCCCCGGCGGCCACGTGCCGGCCGCCGCCGCGGCCTGA
- a CDS encoding TauD/TfdA family dioxygenase, translated as MTTFADAPTQTGISPIRESGKPVVVPTPAGADLETAVAWLTDHRADIQAELHRSGAVLLRGLPVTDAASFAAARDALILQRAGYKEKATPRTDFGEGVFSSTDLPAVQPIRLHNENSYTLDFPGVLLFGCVIAPEEGGATTVGDMREALRLLPPELVERFARAGWLLVRNYSELAGLPWYKTFATEDKAVAEAYCEENTVGYEWVEEDDSMITRQRRSAIVTHPVTGEHTWFNHFAFWNSRTLDPDVREVLVETYGEDGLPFNTYLGDGTRLTDAEVDVINDVYDRVTVRETWQQGDLMLVDNILCAHGRESYKGDRKILVAMGEPVALADCAPATQPSTTVFAGE; from the coding sequence ATGACCACGTTCGCAGACGCCCCCACCCAGACCGGCATCAGCCCGATCCGCGAGAGCGGCAAGCCCGTCGTCGTCCCGACCCCGGCCGGCGCGGACCTGGAGACGGCCGTCGCGTGGCTGACCGACCACCGCGCCGACATCCAGGCCGAGCTGCACCGCTCCGGCGCCGTCCTGCTGCGCGGGCTGCCGGTCACGGACGCGGCCTCCTTCGCCGCCGCCCGGGACGCGCTGATCCTGCAGCGGGCCGGCTACAAGGAGAAGGCCACGCCGCGCACCGACTTCGGCGAGGGCGTCTTCTCCTCCACCGACCTGCCGGCCGTACAGCCGATCCGGCTCCACAACGAGAACAGCTACACCCTGGACTTCCCCGGCGTCCTGCTGTTCGGCTGCGTGATCGCCCCCGAGGAGGGCGGCGCCACCACCGTCGGCGACATGCGCGAGGCGCTGCGCCTGCTGCCGCCGGAGCTGGTCGAGCGGTTCGCGCGGGCCGGCTGGCTGCTCGTGCGCAACTACTCCGAACTCGCCGGACTGCCCTGGTACAAGACCTTCGCGACCGAGGACAAGGCCGTCGCCGAGGCGTACTGCGAGGAGAACACGGTGGGCTACGAGTGGGTCGAGGAGGACGACTCGATGATCACCCGGCAGCGCCGGTCCGCGATCGTCACGCACCCGGTGACGGGCGAGCACACCTGGTTCAACCACTTCGCCTTCTGGAACAGCCGCACCCTGGACCCCGACGTCCGCGAGGTGCTGGTGGAGACCTACGGCGAGGACGGCCTGCCCTTCAACACCTACCTGGGCGACGGCACCCGGCTCACCGACGCCGAGGTCGACGTGATCAACGACGTCTACGACCGGGTGACGGTGCGCGAGACCTGGCAGCAGGGCGACCTGATGCTCGTCGACAACATCCTGTGCGCGCACGGCCGCGAGTCGTACAAGGGCGACCGCAAGATCCTCGTCGCGATGGGCGAGCCGGTCGCGCTCGCCGACTGCGCGCCCGCCACCCAGCCGTCCACCACCGTCTTCGCCGGGGAGTGA
- a CDS encoding non-ribosomal peptide synthetase, protein MTAVLPERPRTHGAPHAPVDLLERLAQAPADRAAVAAGDRGLTFGALRAEAMRIAARLAARGIGPESVVALCLPRGADLVAALIGTLTAGAAYLPVDPKLPAERRRYLVEDAGADLVVTAGPDAEPLAPHVAHLAVAELTAPDDGPDPVFAPVPVSGDSLAYVIYTSGSTGRPKGVEIGRAAASALLAELEGAGIAVTRGGRVGWNASPSFDASVQQWVRVCRGDTLVMIDEDTRADPALLARLIDEQALTDLDITPSHADPLLDLISADGGPRPLTLLVGGEAISPALWRRLGEKDAQGVLRTVNLYGPTECTVDSTAGWVDPGDATPHIGSVLPGLRMRVLDADLNPVGPGESGELYLAGPRVARGYRRRPALTAERFVADSGTPGADGAPEHGGRMYRTGDLVRLLPGGRLGYLGRADGQVKLRGHRIELPEVEAALTAGEGVAEAAVLLLDEVHGAPGLVAYYRAGTAAVTEALLRERLAAALPAYMVPSAFVAVDRFPTTANGKLDRAALPAPAAAAPAAATAASTAGLTRSQELIAGVWATVLGAAHVGPDDNFFKLGGHSLLAIKLVSRVRAELGVSLAVKAVYAHPRLRDLAAHLDTLVAATADAAAARQDS, encoded by the coding sequence ATGACCGCCGTACTTCCCGAGCGCCCGCGTACCCACGGGGCCCCGCACGCCCCCGTCGACCTGCTGGAGCGCCTCGCGCAGGCGCCCGCGGACCGGGCCGCCGTCGCGGCCGGCGACCGCGGACTGACCTTCGGCGCGCTGCGCGCCGAGGCCATGCGGATCGCCGCCCGGCTCGCCGCGCGCGGCATCGGACCCGAGAGCGTGGTGGCGCTGTGCCTGCCGCGCGGGGCCGACCTGGTAGCCGCCCTGATCGGCACCCTGACGGCCGGCGCCGCCTACCTGCCCGTCGACCCGAAGCTGCCGGCCGAGCGGCGCCGCTACCTGGTGGAGGACGCCGGCGCCGACCTCGTCGTCACGGCGGGCCCGGACGCCGAGCCGCTCGCCCCGCACGTCGCGCACCTGGCCGTGGCGGAGCTGACCGCGCCGGACGACGGGCCCGACCCGGTGTTCGCGCCGGTGCCCGTCTCCGGCGACTCCCTCGCCTACGTCATCTACACCTCCGGCTCCACCGGCCGTCCCAAGGGCGTCGAGATCGGCCGGGCCGCCGCCTCCGCGCTCCTCGCCGAGCTGGAGGGCGCGGGCATCGCGGTCACCCGGGGCGGGCGGGTCGGCTGGAACGCCTCGCCGTCCTTCGACGCCTCCGTGCAGCAGTGGGTCCGCGTCTGCCGGGGCGACACCCTGGTGATGATCGACGAGGACACCCGGGCGGACCCGGCGCTGCTGGCCCGGCTGATCGACGAACAGGCGCTGACGGACCTCGACATCACCCCCTCGCACGCCGATCCGCTGCTGGACCTGATCAGCGCGGACGGCGGGCCGCGCCCGCTGACCCTGCTGGTCGGCGGCGAGGCGATCAGCCCCGCCCTGTGGCGCCGTCTCGGCGAGAAGGACGCCCAGGGGGTGCTGCGCACGGTCAACCTGTACGGGCCCACCGAGTGCACCGTGGACTCCACCGCAGGCTGGGTCGACCCGGGCGACGCCACGCCGCACATCGGCAGCGTGCTGCCCGGCCTGCGGATGCGGGTGCTGGACGCGGACCTGAACCCGGTCGGTCCGGGCGAGAGCGGCGAACTGTACCTGGCGGGCCCGCGCGTGGCCCGCGGCTACCGGCGCCGCCCCGCGCTGACGGCCGAGCGGTTCGTGGCCGACTCCGGGACCCCGGGCGCGGACGGCGCCCCGGAGCACGGCGGGCGGATGTACCGCACCGGCGACCTGGTGCGCCTGCTGCCGGGCGGCCGCCTGGGGTACCTGGGGCGGGCGGACGGGCAGGTCAAGCTGCGCGGCCACCGCATCGAACTCCCGGAGGTCGAGGCCGCGCTGACCGCGGGCGAGGGGGTCGCGGAGGCGGCCGTCCTGCTCTTGGACGAGGTCCACGGAGCGCCGGGGCTGGTCGCGTACTACCGGGCCGGGACGGCCGCGGTCACCGAGGCCCTGCTGCGCGAGCGGCTGGCCGCGGCCCTGCCCGCCTACATGGTCCCCTCGGCCTTCGTGGCCGTGGACCGCTTCCCGACCACCGCCAACGGCAAGCTGGACCGGGCCGCGCTGCCCGCCCCGGCCGCCGCGGCTCCCGCCGCCGCGACCGCCGCGTCCACGGCCGGGCTGACCCGCTCGCAGGAGCTGATCGCGGGCGTCTGGGCGACCGTGCTCGGCGCCGCGCACGTCGGGCCGGACGACAACTTCTTCAAGCTGGGCGGGCATTCGCTCCTCGCGATCAAGCTGGTCTCGCGGGTCCGCGCCGAACTGGGCGTCTCCCTCGCGGTCAAGGCCGTCTACGCCCACCCCCGCCTGCGGGACCTCGCCGCCCACCTCGACACGCTCGTCGCGGCGACCGCCGACGCGGCCGCCGCGCGCCAGGACAGTTAG